Within Deltaproteobacteria bacterium, the genomic segment CGAGGCTTTACGCTGATGCCAAAGAGGGCAAAGACTTCAACCTGATGCCCTCCATTATAGAAGCAGTGAAAGCCTATGGCACCGCCGGTGAAATTATGGGCGTTATTCGTGTGGCCAACGGATTTCACTACGATCCCCTGGAGATGATTGATTGCCCCTTTGACCTGCAGTGAATGGATTTCGCTGGATGTATAGAGCGCATTTCCGTATACAGGAGGAATATTCAGTATGAGCCACAGACAACGAATAAAAGTCCTCATATCCGGTATCGGGCTTGACGGGCATTTCACGGGTGCGGAAATCGTATCGAGATTTTTGATGGATGCCGGAATGGAGGTCGTGTATCTTGGGATCTATCAGACGCCGGAAATGATTGTCAGCGCCGCTGTCGAAGAAAGCGTGGATATCATCGGCATAAGCAGTCATGCCTCCAATTATGAACAGATAGGCCTCTTGTTGGACCTGATGAAAAAGAATGATCTGGATGATGTGCCCGTCATTTGCGGGGGGACCATTCCTAAACGGGACGCGGAGGCCCTGCTGGAAAGAGGGGTGGCAAAAATATTCCCGCCCCAGA encodes:
- a CDS encoding cobalamin-dependent protein (Presence of a B(12) (cobalamin)-binding domain implies dependence on cobalamin itself, in one of its several forms, or in some unusual lineages, dependence on a cobalamin-like analog.) — translated: MSHRQRIKVLISGIGLDGHFTGAEIVSRFLMDAGMEVVYLGIYQTPEMIVSAAVEESVDIIGISSHASNYEQIGLLLDLMKKNDLDDVPVICGGTIPKRDAEALLERGVAKIFPPQSSSESIVDYIFSCVKR